A genomic stretch from Hemibagrus wyckioides isolate EC202008001 linkage group LG02, SWU_Hwy_1.0, whole genome shotgun sequence includes:
- the cavin1a gene encoding caveolae-associated protein 1, which translates to MAMAERNLKLDRVALNESSDDDEVVLVTAATKPSLTTPASNRKHVDDDDDSDEDEDEKSSEEVDLKLGLENSDSQRSEAQATGMMVLALLDKIIGVVDQIQLTQNGLESRQESMEKNMTSIQSELHKLAKSQGGTAGTVTKLLEKVRKVNVNVKSVRSELERQAGQIKKLENNEQELLKRKNFKVLIFQDKEKPVKTTQKPEAAVSAEGEHVLSEGEEPKGTDEVVEVEETVEESRVARIKRSGLQRVDEIKKAFSKEQMEKTKQRTKENLEKTRQRTKENLEKTRVRTRENLQKTRVTIGKKMGKLGTKIRPKKERKEKIRVSRDKMKKSLKSDNKVYARSKITTYRVPPFTFYVKKIREGEEPEPESEPEDEAEEVQVEDAEDAAVKEAELVNLSGADEALLQAADHSQLVIQDSVQPREKASQ; encoded by the exons ATGGCCATGGCTGAGAGGAACCTCAAACTGGATCGCGTGGCTCTTAATGAAAGCTCTGATGACGACGAGGTGGTTTTGGTCACAGCAGCGACCAAACCTTCATTAACTACTCCAGCCTCCAACCGCAAACATGTAGACGACGATGACGACTCGGATGAAGACGAAGACGAGAAATCATCCGAAGAAGTGGATCTGAAGCTGGGATTGGAAAACAGTGACTCCCAGAGATCAGAGGCTCAAGCTACGGGCATGATGGTCCTGGCTCTCTTGGACAAGATCATCGGCGTTGTGGATCAGATCCAGTTGACGCAGAACGGCCTGGAGTCCCGGCAGGAGAGCATGGAGAAGAATATGACCAGCATCCAGAGCGAGCTGCACAAGCTAGCCAAGAGCCAGGGCGGCACAGCCGGCACGGTCACCAAGCTCCTGGAGAAAGTGCGCAAGGTGAACGTCAACGTGAAGAGCGTACGGTCCGAACTGGAGAGGCAGGCGGGTCAGATTAAGAAGCTGGAGAACAACGAGCAGGAGCTGCTGAAGAGGAAGAATTTCAAAGTGCTCATCTTCCAG GATAAAGAAAAGCCAGTGAAGACCACTCAGAAGCCCGAGGCAGCAGTAAGCGCGGAGGGAGAACATGTACTGAGTGAAGGAGAGGAACCAAAAGGCACAGACGAAGTGGTGGAGGTCGAGGAAACCGTAGAGGAGTCGCGTGTGGCGCGCATCAAACGCAGCGGCCTACAACGTGTGGATGAAATCAAGAAGGCGTTCAGCAAGGAGCAGATGGAGAAGACCAAGCAGCGAACCAaagagaacctggagaaaacccGTCAGAGAACCAaggagaacctggagaagaCGCGCGTGAGGACCCGCGAGAACTTACAGAAGACCAGGGTGACCATTGGGAAGAAGATGGGCAAGCTAGGAACGAAGATCAGACCCAAGAAGGAGCGCAAAGAGAAGATCCGCGTGTCACGCGACAAGATGAAGAAGTCACTGAAATCCGACAACAAGGTCTACGCCCGCTCGAAAATCACCACTTACCGCGTGCCGCCGTTCACCTTCTACGTGAAGAAGATCCGCGAGGGCGAGGAACCGGAGCCCGAATCCGAGCCCGAGGACGAAGCCGAAGAGGTGCAAGTGGAGGACGCAGAGGACGCAGCAGTGAAGGAAGCCGAGCTGGTGAACCTGAGCGGCGCTGATGAGGCTCTGCTCCAGGCAGCTGATCATTCGCAACTCGTAATCCAGGATTCGGTTCAGCCACGGGAGAAAGCAAGCCAATGA